Proteins found in one Luteitalea sp. genomic segment:
- a CDS encoding FtsX-like permease family protein — MTIRDWQREVRARLQDAGLDPSDEAAVADELADHLQDRYEELRARGLEEEVATDAVLAELRDRDLAPRLRQRRRSGQAPPPPGAPATANLLADLWRDARYAVRTLRRAPGFTAIVMLTLAFGIGANTTVFTVINTLFLSPLPVANGSELVMVRTVDTSPSADADNLLPLSHLNLRDLGDRQTSFRSLAAYSAPQAATWLNHGSPERLFIELVTGNYFGTLGLRPVIGRFFRPEEDRVPGAHPVAVIGYGPWQHRFGGTLDIIGREITINGVALTVIGVAPEGFKGIDGVFGPDIWIPTVMDEQVLSADKRHWLRDRSALAFSGVARLAPGVVPSRAEAQLQTIALALEREYPDANRGRSIDVRPLTRAALLGSGQQSTLMSGAVLMAIPALVLLIACSNVANLLLARAVGRRQEIAVRLALGARRSRLVRQLLTESMLLGVTSGAIGFGLAYVGCQFLWSFRPPEYAQNLVDLDMDISVLLFTLIASVATGVIFGAVPAVRSSRPDIVSAVKEETHGGSRPRRGVGLADVLLVGQVALSLISLVTAGLLLRSIQQAYTIDPGFETSELGVVMLSPGQAGYDRPRSEQFYRDVRERVATISGVRSVAWATNLPLFNRSAQRLVIEGREDRGKASQILTVVNTIDPHYLATTEVALTRGRAFTDRDREETLPVAIINDTLAAQHWPNEDPLGKRIRLNDDPTLRQIVGVAETVNYGSLGEAPRPAVYLPLRQNFSDAMVLHVATIGAPSRVMTTVQREIRQVDNQVEVSDVRTGRKMIGQALFGATMGVGLLGVFGLLALGLASLGLYGVMMSIVNLRQREIGVRMALGASRVDVLRLVLRRGMARVMVGVLVGLAASALVGQAISRLLYDVHPADPLSMAGASLVLIIVAVVACYLPAYRASRLDPLRALREA; from the coding sequence ATGACTATCCGCGACTGGCAACGAGAAGTCAGGGCAAGGCTGCAGGATGCCGGGCTGGATCCTTCGGATGAAGCGGCCGTCGCTGATGAGCTCGCCGACCATCTCCAGGATCGCTACGAGGAGCTGCGGGCACGTGGGCTGGAAGAGGAGGTCGCTACGGACGCGGTCCTAGCCGAGCTGCGCGATCGAGACCTTGCGCCGAGGTTGCGGCAACGACGACGCTCCGGGCAAGCGCCTCCGCCGCCGGGCGCGCCCGCAACGGCCAATCTGCTGGCCGACCTCTGGCGTGACGCGCGCTACGCGGTGCGGACGCTGCGCCGCGCGCCGGGATTCACTGCCATTGTCATGCTGACGCTGGCGTTCGGGATCGGCGCCAATACGACGGTCTTCACCGTGATCAATACGCTGTTCCTCAGCCCCTTGCCAGTGGCGAATGGCTCCGAGCTCGTCATGGTGCGCACGGTCGACACGTCACCGAGCGCCGACGCAGATAACCTTCTGCCGCTCTCACACCTGAATCTGCGCGATCTCGGCGATCGGCAGACGAGCTTCCGAAGCCTCGCGGCTTACTCGGCGCCGCAAGCCGCCACCTGGCTGAACCACGGCTCACCCGAGCGTCTGTTCATCGAGCTGGTCACCGGCAACTATTTCGGGACGCTGGGGCTACGTCCAGTCATCGGCCGCTTCTTTCGACCTGAGGAGGATCGCGTGCCAGGCGCGCATCCGGTCGCGGTGATTGGCTACGGCCCTTGGCAGCATCGCTTTGGCGGCACGCTCGATATCATCGGCCGCGAGATTACCATCAACGGCGTCGCGCTCACGGTCATCGGCGTAGCACCCGAAGGGTTCAAGGGCATCGACGGCGTGTTCGGACCGGATATCTGGATTCCCACGGTGATGGACGAACAGGTGCTGTCCGCCGACAAGCGCCACTGGCTGCGCGACCGCAGCGCGCTGGCCTTCAGCGGTGTGGCGCGTCTCGCGCCTGGGGTCGTTCCGTCCCGCGCCGAGGCCCAGCTACAAACGATCGCACTGGCGCTCGAACGCGAGTATCCGGACGCCAATCGCGGGCGCAGCATCGACGTGCGGCCGCTGACCAGAGCCGCGCTGCTCGGGTCTGGCCAGCAATCCACGCTGATGAGCGGCGCGGTGCTCATGGCCATTCCCGCCCTCGTGCTGCTGATAGCCTGCTCGAACGTGGCGAACCTGCTCCTCGCACGCGCCGTGGGCCGGCGGCAGGAGATAGCCGTGCGGCTGGCTCTCGGGGCGCGTCGGTCCCGACTCGTTCGGCAACTGCTGACCGAGAGCATGCTCCTGGGTGTAACGAGCGGCGCCATCGGCTTTGGGCTGGCCTACGTGGGCTGTCAGTTCCTCTGGTCGTTCCGGCCGCCGGAGTACGCCCAGAATCTCGTCGATCTCGACATGGACATAAGCGTGCTGCTCTTCACGCTCATCGCCTCCGTCGCAACCGGTGTCATCTTTGGAGCCGTTCCGGCCGTGCGCTCGTCTCGCCCTGACATCGTGAGCGCCGTGAAGGAAGAGACGCATGGCGGCAGCCGTCCGCGCCGAGGCGTCGGCCTGGCGGACGTGCTTCTCGTGGGTCAGGTGGCGCTCTCGCTCATCTCTCTCGTCACGGCCGGTCTGCTGCTGCGAAGTATCCAGCAGGCGTACACGATCGATCCTGGTTTCGAGACGTCCGAGCTCGGCGTCGTGATGCTCAGCCCCGGCCAGGCCGGCTACGATCGGCCGCGGAGCGAGCAGTTCTATCGCGACGTCCGGGAGCGCGTGGCCACCATCTCTGGCGTCCGGTCCGTCGCCTGGGCCACGAACCTACCGCTGTTCAACCGTTCTGCGCAGCGCTTGGTCATCGAAGGACGAGAAGATCGCGGGAAGGCAAGCCAAATCCTGACCGTCGTCAACACTATTGATCCTCACTACCTCGCAACAACTGAGGTTGCGCTCACGAGAGGGCGGGCGTTCACGGACCGAGATCGCGAAGAGACGCTCCCAGTCGCAATCATCAACGACACTTTGGCGGCTCAGCACTGGCCAAACGAGGATCCGCTCGGCAAACGCATCAGATTGAATGACGACCCGACGCTTCGTCAGATCGTTGGCGTCGCGGAGACCGTCAATTACGGAAGCCTCGGTGAGGCGCCGCGGCCGGCCGTGTATCTGCCGCTCCGGCAGAACTTCTCGGATGCGATGGTGTTGCACGTGGCCACTATCGGCGCCCCTTCGAGGGTAATGACAACCGTGCAGCGGGAGATACGTCAGGTCGACAATCAGGTCGAGGTCAGCGACGTGCGCACGGGACGCAAGATGATCGGACAAGCGCTGTTCGGCGCCACGATGGGCGTTGGACTGCTGGGCGTGTTCGGGCTGCTGGCGTTGGGATTGGCAAGCCTCGGCCTCTACGGTGTCATGATGTCCATCGTCAATCTGCGGCAGCGTGAAATCGGCGTGCGGATGGCCCTCGGCGCCAGCCGTGTCGACGTGCTGCGGCTGGTGCTTCGTCGCGGGATGGCCCGCGTCATGGTGGGCGTGCTCGTCGGTCTCGCCGCTTCGGCCCTCGTCGGCCAGGCGATCTCACGGCTGCTGTACGACGTGCATCCTGCGGACCCCTTGAGCATGGCCGGGGCCTCGCTCGTGCTGATCATTGTCGCCGTTGTTGCCTGCTATCTACCCGCGTATCGCGCGAGCCGGCTCGATCCGCTGCGCGCCTTGCGGGAAGCGTAG
- a CDS encoding TIM barrel protein, which produces MRSRASVSRRSFLALTAAAPLAAVARLRAQVPVGIELYSVRDELEKDLFGTVSAIAKMRYEVVEFFSPYYEWEPAYAKKVRSLLDDLGIRCPSTHNGAEVFTAEGLDKAIELNQILGSTLIAMASAGRGVEGVDGWKGVAERLTTAAEKLKPLGMRAGFHNHQLEFRPLEGEDTRPMDVLATSTPEDVVLQLDVGTCVEVGVDPVAWINANPGRIRSIHCKDWGPDEGYHVLFGEGVAPWSEIFKAAEATGGVEQYLIEQEGSRFSSMETAERCLATWKKMRS; this is translated from the coding sequence ATGAGATCGCGCGCTTCCGTATCCCGTCGATCGTTTCTGGCGCTGACGGCGGCCGCGCCGCTGGCCGCCGTGGCGCGGCTCCGCGCGCAGGTGCCCGTTGGCATCGAGCTCTACTCCGTCCGGGATGAGCTCGAGAAAGATCTGTTCGGCACCGTGAGCGCCATCGCGAAGATGAGGTACGAGGTCGTCGAGTTCTTCTCCCCTTACTACGAGTGGGAACCGGCGTATGCGAAGAAAGTGCGCAGCCTGCTCGACGATCTGGGAATCCGTTGTCCCTCGACGCACAACGGCGCCGAGGTGTTCACCGCCGAGGGCCTCGACAAGGCGATCGAGCTGAACCAGATCCTGGGGTCGACGCTCATTGCGATGGCGAGCGCCGGGCGCGGCGTGGAGGGTGTGGACGGGTGGAAGGGCGTGGCCGAGCGACTGACCACGGCGGCGGAGAAGCTGAAGCCGCTGGGAATGCGTGCCGGGTTCCACAATCATCAGCTCGAGTTCAGACCGCTCGAGGGCGAGGACACGCGGCCGATGGACGTGTTGGCAACGAGCACGCCCGAGGATGTGGTGTTGCAACTGGACGTCGGCACCTGCGTGGAAGTCGGGGTCGACCCCGTGGCCTGGATCAATGCCAATCCTGGTCGCATCCGGAGCATCCACTGCAAGGATTGGGGACCAGACGAGGGGTATCACGTGCTGTTTGGCGAAGGCGTGGCTCCCTGGTCCGAGATCTTCAAGGCGGCCGAGGCCACCGGCGGCGTGGAGCAGTACTTGATCGAGCAGGAGGGCAGCCGGTTTTCATCGATGGAGACGGCAGAACGCTGCCTCGCCACCTGGAAGAAGATGAGAAGCTAA
- a CDS encoding addiction module antitoxin RelB yields the protein MSARSIESITRAALQLQPDARVQLARSLVQSLADLPETELAELWLAEAERRDADMESGKVEGIRGEEVFDRIQARHGR from the coding sequence ATGAGTGCACGCTCCATCGAGTCGATCACACGCGCTGCACTTCAGCTGCAGCCTGATGCACGAGTGCAACTTGCACGCTCTCTCGTCCAGAGTTTGGCCGACTTGCCCGAGACCGAGTTGGCAGAGCTTTGGCTGGCCGAAGCCGAGCGCCGGGATGCCGACATGGAGTCAGGTAAAGTAGAGGGCATCCGCGGTGAGGAGGTCTTTGATCGCATCCAAGCGCGTCACGGCAGGTGA
- a CDS encoding DUF1772 domain-containing protein, whose product MIDDWLFVLTLVSALGCGLIAGVFFAFSTFVMRALARLPPAQGIAAMQSINIVVLNPLFLSVLLGTAATCLVTAFLSLTRWHTSGAGYLLTGGLLYVVGTVLVTRVFNVPRNDALAAVDATSTEGAKVWASYVTSWTAWNHVRTVARIRMRLGLAR is encoded by the coding sequence GTGATCGACGACTGGCTCTTCGTGCTGACTCTCGTGTCAGCACTCGGCTGCGGTCTCATCGCCGGGGTCTTCTTTGCCTTTTCGACCTTCGTCATGCGGGCCCTTGCACGTCTTCCACCGGCGCAAGGCATCGCCGCGATGCAATCGATCAACATCGTGGTGCTCAATCCATTGTTCCTGAGTGTGCTCTTGGGAACGGCAGCAACATGCCTCGTGACGGCGTTCCTCTCGCTCACGAGGTGGCACACGTCCGGTGCAGGCTATCTGCTCACCGGCGGCTTGCTCTATGTCGTCGGGACCGTGCTCGTGACGCGAGTGTTCAACGTGCCGCGGAACGACGCGCTCGCCGCTGTCGATGCGACGAGCACCGAGGGCGCCAAGGTGTGGGCCAGCTACGTGACGAGCTGGACCGCCTGGAACCACGTGCGGACGGTTGCAAGAATACGAATGCGATTGGGTTTGGCGCGGTAG
- a CDS encoding DNA polymerase II, which yields MVRSIENEWLWGWDATPGIVSVWAESDGRVEVWRRMPETGELVHEKARFRPWLLLDRLDDLRHLGPALGYEGRAGVRVSYRELSGNGALRYLVRAADGQMLTSAILQGAARRFGQHVGHLRELGKECVLALPPEEQYLVATGRTYFRDLSFDQLRRLQFDLETTGLDPDRDRIFMVAVHDPAGSTELLEAHGEGDAAEAELIRRLIAKVQAADPDVIENHNLHGFDLPFLDRRARLLGVPLGLGRTGRPELRQRAARRGVALGSDPRRRVRYVAPGRELIDTLDAVRQYDFATRDLLGHGLKTVARHLGISGPDREQIPGHLIYDVYLRDPARVRRYAAADVEEVAALARMLGGAAFALAQMAPRRYERLADAGAATGVIDPLLVRAYLRAGMALPAHQPGDGTPHSGAALHLFASGVAQRVVKADVASLYPSLMRAYRIGPSRDRLGVMLTLVDRLVQQRLAAKGRARAAPVGSAERHSHEAMSAAMKLVVNSAYGYLAAGGSLTRFADVHAANEVTRRGREVLDVICREFAARGVTLLEADTDGVYFAVPETWSELDERRAVAEVAALLPPLVQLELDGRYQAMLSHEPKNYALLSYDGTLLLRGVAFRSSRTEPFGEAFLRRAIGRLLVGDVVGVREAYVATFMALARRELPTYDVSSRVRLVKTPEQYLETRDSRRELSYEALLAAGRRSWSVGERIRVYRTKTGEGGVIADSDDDGASSGSVDRRDYDVDYYLRLLRDTFAARLARAFSPDDFAAVFADPDQPSLFTPSLATIEILLTRMTGGDGAASADLAAPLLTEQEGVTPLIQLECRNALDETEAS from the coding sequence GTGGTGCGTTCGATCGAGAATGAGTGGCTGTGGGGCTGGGATGCCACGCCGGGAATCGTGTCGGTCTGGGCCGAGAGCGACGGACGGGTAGAGGTGTGGCGCCGAATGCCGGAGACCGGCGAGCTCGTTCACGAGAAGGCGCGATTTCGGCCATGGCTGCTGCTCGATCGACTCGACGATCTTCGGCACCTCGGTCCCGCTCTCGGCTACGAAGGGAGGGCGGGCGTCCGCGTGAGCTACCGCGAGCTCAGTGGCAACGGCGCACTGCGTTATCTGGTGCGAGCCGCTGATGGACAGATGCTCACGTCCGCGATCTTGCAGGGCGCTGCACGGCGCTTCGGCCAGCACGTCGGCCACTTACGCGAGCTGGGCAAGGAGTGCGTGCTTGCGCTGCCGCCGGAGGAGCAATATCTGGTGGCCACAGGTCGGACGTACTTTCGCGACCTCTCGTTCGACCAACTGCGCCGGTTGCAGTTCGACCTCGAGACAACAGGGCTCGACCCGGATCGGGATCGGATCTTCATGGTGGCGGTACACGATCCGGCGGGATCTACCGAGCTGCTCGAAGCGCACGGCGAGGGAGATGCAGCTGAGGCCGAGCTGATCCGCCGACTCATAGCGAAGGTGCAGGCGGCAGATCCCGACGTGATCGAGAACCACAATCTCCACGGGTTCGACCTGCCGTTCCTCGATCGACGTGCGCGCCTGCTTGGCGTGCCGCTCGGGCTCGGCCGGACCGGCCGGCCAGAGCTACGACAGCGGGCGGCGCGACGCGGGGTTGCGCTCGGCTCGGACCCGCGTCGTCGCGTGCGGTACGTCGCGCCCGGTCGCGAGCTCATCGACACGCTCGACGCGGTGCGACAGTACGACTTTGCTACGCGCGACCTGCTGGGGCATGGGCTCAAGACGGTGGCGCGGCACCTCGGGATCTCGGGGCCGGATCGCGAGCAGATTCCCGGCCACCTGATCTACGACGTGTACCTTCGAGACCCCGCGCGCGTACGGCGATACGCGGCGGCCGACGTGGAGGAGGTTGCGGCGCTGGCGCGCATGCTTGGTGGTGCGGCGTTCGCGCTCGCGCAGATGGCGCCGCGGCGCTACGAGCGGCTCGCGGACGCCGGAGCGGCGACTGGCGTGATCGATCCCCTGCTGGTGCGTGCGTATCTGCGCGCTGGGATGGCGCTCCCAGCCCACCAACCAGGCGACGGCACGCCCCACAGCGGGGCGGCGCTGCACCTGTTCGCCTCGGGCGTGGCGCAGCGCGTGGTCAAGGCGGATGTCGCCAGCCTGTATCCGTCGTTGATGCGCGCCTACCGAATCGGCCCATCGCGTGACCGGCTCGGCGTGATGCTGACGCTGGTCGATCGTCTCGTCCAGCAGCGGCTCGCCGCGAAGGGGCGTGCGCGGGCCGCACCGGTGGGATCGGCAGAGCGCCATAGCCACGAGGCCATGTCAGCGGCGATGAAGCTCGTGGTCAACTCCGCGTACGGCTACCTCGCTGCGGGCGGCAGCTTGACGCGATTCGCGGACGTCCACGCGGCGAACGAAGTGACACGGCGCGGCCGCGAGGTGCTCGACGTGATATGCCGCGAATTCGCCGCGCGCGGAGTCACGCTGCTCGAGGCAGACACCGACGGCGTCTATTTTGCGGTGCCGGAGACGTGGTCCGAGCTGGACGAGCGTCGCGCGGTAGCGGAGGTCGCCGCGCTTCTACCGCCGCTCGTCCAGCTCGAGCTCGACGGCCGTTACCAGGCGATGCTGTCCCACGAGCCGAAGAACTACGCGCTGCTGTCCTACGACGGCACACTCCTCTTGCGTGGCGTCGCGTTTCGCTCGAGCCGTACAGAGCCGTTCGGAGAGGCGTTCCTGCGTCGCGCAATCGGCCGGCTGCTCGTCGGTGACGTCGTCGGCGTCCGCGAGGCCTACGTCGCCACGTTCATGGCGCTGGCACGCCGCGAGCTCCCAACATACGACGTATCCTCGCGCGTGCGCTTGGTCAAGACGCCCGAGCAGTATCTCGAGACGCGCGACAGCCGGCGCGAGCTCTCGTACGAAGCGCTGCTCGCAGCCGGCCGCAGGTCGTGGAGCGTCGGCGAGCGCATCAGGGTCTATCGCACGAAGACCGGCGAGGGCGGCGTGATCGCCGATTCGGACGACGATGGCGCTTCGAGCGGGAGCGTTGATCGTCGCGACTATGACGTCGACTATTACTTGCGGCTGTTGCGGGACACCTTTGCAGCGCGGCTAGCACGCGCCTTCTCACCGGACGACTTTGCCGCGGTGTTTGCCGATCCCGACCAGCCGTCGCTCTTTACGCCGTCGCTCGCAACGATTGAGATCCTCCTCACGAGAATGACCGGCGGTGACGGCGCGGCATCGGCAGACCTAGCGGCACCCCTTCTCACCGAGCAAGAGGGAGTGACGCCGCTTATTCAGCTCGAGTGCCGAAACGCGCTCGACGAGACGGAGGCAAGCTGA
- a CDS encoding MFS transporter gives MSSTIDTPKAGRREWIGLAVLALACLLYAMDLTVLHLAVPHLSADLKPTSAQLLWIVDIYGFLVAGSLITMGTLGDRIGRRRLLLIGAAAFGVASVIAAFSTSAEMLIAARAVLGFAGATVAPSTLSLIRNMFHDPRQRSVAIGVWITSYSAGGAIGPLLGGMLLEFFWWGSVFLLAVPVMALLLVVGPTLLPEYRDPEAGRLDLISAALSLVAVLTVIYGLKQVAQDGLAWLPAVPIAAGLALGVLFVRRQRRLRDPLIDLRLFKVPAFSASLGTYTLATFVMFGGFLFIYQYLQLVLGLSPLRAGLWTVPSFGAFIIGSMLAPFVVRRIRPSLVMGAGLVIAAAGFAALTQVEGTSGLALLVTGSFVFSLGLAPVFTLANDLIIGTAPPERAGAVSAISETGSELGGALGIAILGSMGTAVYRREVTDAVPAGLPLDAADAAKDTLGGAVAVAGELSAQLGQAVLDGAREAFVHGLQLAAGTSAIVALILACLAMFLLRDARLGGEPIEENEPTEKADRALLAADGSC, from the coding sequence ATGAGCAGCACCATCGATACGCCGAAAGCAGGCCGCCGCGAGTGGATTGGGCTCGCGGTGCTCGCGCTCGCCTGCCTCCTCTACGCCATGGACCTCACCGTTCTCCACTTGGCCGTGCCGCACCTGAGCGCGGACCTCAAGCCGACGAGCGCTCAGTTGCTCTGGATCGTCGACATCTACGGCTTCCTGGTTGCGGGATCGCTCATCACGATGGGCACGCTGGGCGACCGGATCGGCCGTCGCCGCCTGCTGCTCATTGGTGCTGCCGCGTTCGGCGTTGCCTCGGTGATTGCCGCGTTCTCGACCAGCGCTGAGATGCTGATCGCGGCTCGCGCGGTGCTCGGCTTTGCCGGCGCCACCGTCGCGCCGTCGACGCTGTCGCTCATCCGCAATATGTTCCACGATCCGCGCCAGCGCTCGGTCGCGATCGGCGTGTGGATTACCAGCTACTCGGCGGGCGGCGCGATAGGCCCGCTGCTCGGCGGGATGCTGCTCGAATTCTTCTGGTGGGGCTCGGTGTTCTTGCTGGCGGTGCCGGTAATGGCGTTGCTGCTCGTCGTAGGGCCCACGCTGCTTCCAGAGTACCGGGATCCGGAGGCGGGACGCTTGGATCTCATCAGCGCCGCGTTGTCGCTGGTTGCCGTCCTGACGGTGATTTACGGGCTGAAGCAGGTCGCCCAGGACGGCCTCGCCTGGCTGCCTGCGGTGCCGATCGCCGCCGGTCTGGCCCTCGGTGTCCTGTTCGTGCGGCGACAGCGCCGGCTGCGCGATCCGCTCATCGACCTCCGGTTGTTCAAGGTGCCCGCCTTCAGCGCGTCACTCGGCACTTACACGCTCGCGACCTTCGTGATGTTCGGAGGCTTTCTCTTCATTTACCAGTACCTGCAGTTGGTGCTCGGGCTCTCGCCACTCAGGGCCGGCTTGTGGACCGTGCCCTCGTTTGGCGCCTTCATCATCGGTTCCATGCTGGCTCCGTTCGTCGTGCGCCGCATTCGCCCGTCGTTGGTAATGGGCGCTGGTCTGGTGATCGCGGCTGCCGGCTTCGCGGCGCTCACGCAGGTGGAAGGCACCTCCGGCCTCGCGCTGCTCGTCACCGGATCCTTCGTCTTCTCCCTGGGTCTCGCACCTGTATTCACGCTCGCGAACGACCTCATCATCGGGACGGCGCCCCCTGAGCGGGCGGGGGCGGTATCGGCGATCTCCGAGACAGGCTCGGAGCTCGGCGGAGCGCTTGGGATCGCGATCTTGGGCAGCATGGGAACAGCGGTGTACCGCCGCGAGGTAACCGATGCAGTCCCGGCTGGTCTCCCGCTCGACGCGGCAGACGCGGCCAAGGACACCCTCGGCGGCGCGGTCGCCGTCGCCGGAGAGCTCTCGGCCCAACTCGGGCAGGCGGTGCTCGATGGTGCACGTGAGGCGTTCGTCCACGGCCTCCAACTGGCCGCCGGCACCAGCGCCATCGTCGCGCTCATCCTCGCGTGTCTCGCCATGTTCTTGCTCCGTGACGCGCGCCTGGGCGGCGAGCCGATAGAAGAAAACGAGCCGACTGAGAAAGCCGACAGAGCGTTGCTAGCGGCCGACGGCTCTTGCTAG
- a CDS encoding Uma2 family endonuclease gives MAQAAIVDQLLGPLLTLEEWSDLPEDVPGELIDGRLVEEEVPDYLHEVIVAWLTRELGNWAEAARAIVGGSEAKFALSATRGRKADLTVYLSGRRPPARGIVSVPPDIAVEVVSPSPRDQRRDRREKMDEYASFGIRFYWLVDPQQRSFEVYEAVMGAYVRRLQVQSGLIQALPGCPGLRLDLDAMWAKVDALEG, from the coding sequence ATGGCTCAAGCCGCCATAGTCGACCAGTTGCTCGGCCCGCTGTTGACCCTCGAGGAGTGGAGCGATCTGCCCGAGGACGTGCCGGGGGAGCTGATCGATGGCCGACTCGTGGAGGAGGAGGTGCCGGATTACCTGCACGAGGTCATCGTCGCATGGCTCACCCGTGAGCTCGGTAACTGGGCGGAAGCGGCTCGGGCAATTGTCGGCGGCTCGGAGGCGAAGTTCGCGCTCTCGGCCACGAGGGGTCGAAAGGCGGATCTGACCGTGTATCTCTCCGGGCGTCGTCCGCCCGCCCGCGGCATCGTTTCCGTCCCCCCGGACATCGCCGTTGAAGTCGTTTCCCCTTCTCCTCGGGATCAGCGCCGTGACCGAAGGGAGAAGATGGACGAGTACGCCAGCTTCGGCATCCGCTTCTACTGGCTCGTCGACCCTCAGCAACGCAGCTTTGAAGTTTATGAAGCGGTAATGGGCGCCTATGTGCGCCGCCTGCAAGTGCAGAGCGGACTCATCCAGGCTTTGCCCGGCTGCCCCGGTCTCAGGCTCGACTTGGACGCGATGTGGGCCAAGGTCGACGCGCTCGAGGGCTAA
- a CDS encoding DUF1080 domain-containing protein, whose translation MRPLLCYAMMLAAMLTAGAVQPPAKSVALFDGRSFNGWEGDTTKTWRIEDDAIVGGSLTETVPRNEFLCTTRTYTNFVLRLEFKLTGTGFVNAGVQFRSQRLKDPAHEMIGYQADLGEGYWGSLYDESRRKKTLAQADPAQLKGLLKLDDWNDYEIRAEGRRIRLRLNGRQTVDYTEPDETLPQSGLIGLQIHGGGKAQVWYKDITIEELP comes from the coding sequence ATGAGACCACTGCTCTGCTACGCGATGATGCTGGCTGCGATGCTGACGGCCGGCGCAGTACAACCTCCTGCGAAATCGGTCGCGCTCTTCGACGGCCGCAGCTTCAATGGCTGGGAAGGTGACACCACCAAGACCTGGCGCATCGAGGACGACGCCATCGTCGGCGGCTCGCTGACCGAGACCGTCCCGCGCAACGAGTTCCTCTGCACCACGCGCACCTACACGAATTTCGTGCTGCGCCTCGAGTTCAAGCTGACGGGGACCGGGTTCGTCAACGCAGGCGTGCAGTTTCGCAGCCAGCGGTTGAAAGATCCAGCGCACGAGATGATCGGCTACCAGGCTGATCTGGGCGAGGGCTACTGGGGAAGTCTCTACGATGAATCGCGTCGCAAGAAGACCCTGGCCCAAGCGGATCCCGCGCAGTTGAAGGGCTTGCTGAAGCTGGATGACTGGAACGACTACGAGATTCGGGCTGAAGGCCGTCGGATCAGACTGCGGCTCAACGGCCGGCAAACCGTGGACTACACCGAGCCGGATGAGACGCTCCCACAGTCTGGCCTGATTGGGTTGCAGATCCACGGCGGGGGCAAGGCGCAAGTCTGGTACAAGGACATCACCATCGAAGAGCTGCCTTGA
- a CDS encoding amidohydrolase family protein: MQGDALGDTPEPAEPLIDIHQHLGYTGRSDDALLAHQRALGATTTILLPAGRSVKRPSTHDGRANGLQAQCLGNEACYRFASAHAKEFLFGANEVPDLQGAIQEIERYLKRGAVVIAEQKFGVDCDAPEMQRIYELAQAHDVPVLMHWQVDMYNYGFERFYKMLERYPRVRFIGHAQTWWANIDGSYTDQTELYPNGSVATGGLTDRYLSDYPNMYGDLAAGSGLNALTRDEDFTRDFLTRHQDKLLFGSDCTDAEGTGAKCQGAQIIAAIRRLAAGKTIERKLLHGNAQKVFRL; the protein is encoded by the coding sequence ATGCAAGGGGACGCCCTGGGGGACACCCCTGAGCCAGCCGAACCTCTCATCGATATTCATCAGCACCTCGGCTACACCGGCCGATCCGATGACGCGCTCCTCGCGCATCAGCGCGCCCTCGGCGCCACGACGACCATCCTCCTTCCGGCCGGCCGATCCGTGAAGAGGCCATCCACACACGACGGTCGCGCGAACGGCTTGCAAGCACAATGTCTCGGCAACGAAGCCTGCTATCGGTTCGCCAGCGCGCATGCCAAGGAGTTCCTCTTCGGCGCGAACGAAGTCCCGGACCTCCAGGGCGCGATTCAAGAGATCGAACGATACCTGAAACGCGGCGCGGTTGTCATTGCCGAGCAGAAGTTTGGCGTAGACTGTGACGCGCCGGAGATGCAGCGGATTTACGAGCTCGCGCAAGCTCACGATGTGCCGGTGCTCATGCACTGGCAGGTCGATATGTACAACTACGGGTTCGAGCGGTTCTACAAGATGCTCGAGAGATATCCTCGGGTGCGCTTCATCGGTCACGCCCAAACGTGGTGGGCGAACATCGACGGGAGCTACACGGACCAGACGGAGCTCTATCCCAACGGATCTGTTGCCACGGGCGGCCTGACGGACCGCTACTTGAGCGACTACCCGAATATGTATGGCGACCTCGCTGCCGGATCCGGGCTCAATGCCCTCACGCGCGACGAGGACTTCACGCGCGACTTCCTGACGCGTCACCAGGACAAGCTGCTGTTCGGCAGCGACTGCACCGATGCCGAGGGCACAGGCGCGAAGTGTCAAGGAGCGCAGATCATTGCTGCCATTCGGCGCCTGGCGGCGGGCAAGACAATCGAGCGAAAGCTGCTCCACGGGAATGCCCAGAAAGTCTTTCGGCTCTGA